One Hevea brasiliensis isolate MT/VB/25A 57/8 chromosome 5, ASM3005281v1, whole genome shotgun sequence genomic region harbors:
- the LOC110639439 gene encoding leucine-rich repeat protein 1 — translation MASCTLFQLLVLLSIIVAPTNANVEGDALHALRKAVKDPGLVLESWDPTLVDPCTWFHVTCDSDNRVTRIDLGNAKLLGNLVPELGKLERLQYLELYMNELVGPIPKELGNLRNLVSLDLYHNNLTGSIPASLSKLSSLKFLRLNGNRLTGRIPRELTKLGNLKIIDVSDNNLCGTIPTSGSFSKFSEESFVNNPSLEGPELMGFVRYDVGEGSCQ, via the exons ATGGCTAGTTGTACCCTGTTTCAACTTCTTGTTCTTCTATCAATCATTGTAGCACCTACAAATGCAAACGTAGAAG GGGATGCTCTGCATGCGTTGAGAAAAGCAGTGAAGGACCCAGGACTTGTTCTGGAAAGCTGGGATCCTACCTTGGTGGATCCATGCACTTGGTTTCACGTCACCTGTGACAGCGATAATCGGGTTACCCGCAT AGACCTTGGGAATGCAAAACTGTTGGGCAATCTAGTACCTGAGCTGGGGAAACTCGAGCGTCTTCAGTACCT GGAGCTGTACATGAATGAGCTGGTGGGTCCTATACCAAAGGAGCTTGGAAACCTGAGGAACCTGGTGAGCTTGGACCTCTACCACAATAATCTCACTGGGTCTATCCCTGCTTCCCTCTCCAAGCTTTCCAGTCTCAAATTCCT GAGACTGAACGGCAACAGACTGACTGGAAGGATACCAAGGGAACTAACCAAACTTGGAAACCTCAAGATCAT TGACGTGTCAGACAATAATTTGTGTGGCACAATCCCTACTTCTGGCTCCTTCTCCAAGTTCTCGGAGGAAAG TTTTGTAAATAACCCTAGCCTTGAAGGCCCAGAACTGATGGGTTTTGTGAGATACGATGTAGGAGAAGGAAGCTGTCAATGA